A genomic window from Motacilla alba alba isolate MOTALB_02 chromosome 6, Motacilla_alba_V1.0_pri, whole genome shotgun sequence includes:
- the RHOBTB1 gene encoding rho-related BTB domain-containing protein 1 isoform X1, whose product MDIDMDYERPNVETIKCVVVGDNAVGKTRLICARACNTTLTQYQLLATHVPTVWAIDQYRVCQEVLERSRDVVDEVSVSLRLWDTFGDHHKDRRFAYGRSDVVVLCFSIANPNSLNHVKTMWYQEIKHFCPRTPVILVGCQLDLRYADLEAVNRARRPLARPIKRGDILPPERGREVAKELGIPYYETSVFDQFGIKDVFDNAIRAALISRRHLQFWKSHLKKVQKPLLQAPFLPPKAPPPVIKIPECPTPSMNEAGYLLDSPLCADVMFVLQEQDCIFAHKIYLATSSSKFYDLFLMECEESPYLDETQCNKENTNKDVLTSHLETNSDSDEASLKSPNVKIPPPGSSESLNMLEPESGETNSAARPLSSWGKGFVSVHKEMQVNPVSKRTCPVTVVKMDSSVQAAPFKTVLQFLYTGQLDENEKDLTRLAQIAEILEVFDLRMMVENIMNKEAFMNQEITKAFHVRKANRIKECLCKGTFSDVTFKLDDGSIKAHKPLLICSCEWMSAMFGGSFIESSNSEVALPNINKTSMQAVLDYLYTKQLSSSQELDTLELIALANRFCLPHLIALAEQHAVQELTKASMSGVAIDGEVLSYLELAQFHNANQLAAWCLHYICTNYNSVCSKFRKEIKAKSSDNQEYFERHRWPPVWYLKEEDHYQRVKKEREKEDVALNKHHSKRKWCFWNSSAVVA is encoded by the exons ATGGACATTGACATGGACTACGAAAGACCCAACGTTGAAACTATCAAGTGTGTGGTGGTTGGAGATAATGCAGTGGGAAAGACTCGTCTGatctgtgccagagcctgcaACACAACCTTGACTCAGTATCAGCTGCTGGCAACGCACGTCCCGACCGTCTGGGCCATTGATCAGTACCGTGTCTGCCAGGAG GTCCTTGAACGCTCAAGAGATGTTGTGGATGAAGTGAGTGTTTCCCTCAGGCTGTGGGATACTTTTGGGGACCACCACAAAGACAGGCGCTTTGCTTATGGAAG GTCCGATGTtgttgttctgtgcttttcaatCGCTAATCCTAATTCCCTGAATCATGTGAAAACAATGTGGTATCAAGAAATCAAGCACTTCTGTCCTCGCACACCTGTCATTCTGgtgggctgccagctggatCTCCGCTATGCAGATCTCGAGGCTGTTAACAGAGCCAGACGGCCTCTGGCAAG GCCAATAAAAAGGGGAGACATTTTGCCaccagagagaggcagagaggttGCCAAGGAACTTGGGATACCCTACTATGAAACCAGTGTATTTGACCAGTTTGGAATTAAAGATGTGTTTGACAATGCAATTAGAGCTGCCCTGATCTCCAGAAGACACCTGCAATTCTGGAAATCCCATTTGAAGAAGGTCCAAAAACCTTTGCTTCAGGCTCCATTCCTACCTCCAAAAGCCCCTCCTCCAGTTATCAAAATTCCTGAGTGTCCCACACCGAGCATGAATGAAGCTGGATATTTATTGGACAGCCCGCTGTGTGCAGATGTCATGTTTGTTCTTCAGGAGCAAGACTGCATTTTTGCTCACAAGATTTACCTAGCTACCTCCTCTTCAAAGTTTTATGACCTTTTCTTAATGGAATGTGAGGAAAGTCCATACTTGGATGAAACACAGtgtaataaagaaaatacaaataaggATGTTCTGACGAGTCACCTTGAGACAAACAGTGACAGTGACGAGGCATCCTTGAAATCTCCTAATGTTAAAATTCCCCCACCAGGAAGCAGTGAGTCTTTAAACATGCTAGAACCTGAATCTGGTGAAACAAACTCTGCAGCAAGACCTCTGTCCTCCTGGGGTAAGGGGTTTGTTAGTGTGCACAAGGAAATGCAAGTGAATCCTGTCTCAAAGCGGACATGTCCTGTAACTGTGGTAAAAATGGATTCCTCTGTGCAGGCTGCaccttttaaaactgttttgcagtttttataCACAGGCCAACTGGATGAAAACGAAAAAGACCTCACCAGACTGGCTCAGATTGCTGAAATCTTGGAAGTATTTGACTTGAGAATGATGGTGGAGAATATTATGAATAAAGAAGCCTTCATGAATCAAGAGATTACTAAAGCATTTCATGTCAGAAAAGCTAATCGGATAAAAGAGTGCCTTTGCAAAGGGACATTTTCTG ATGTGACATTTAAATTGGACGATGGAAGCATCAAGGCCCACAAGCCACTGCTGATCTGCAGCTGTGAGTGGATGTCTGCTATGTTTGGAGGATCATTTATTGAAAGCTCCAACAGTGAG GTAGCTCTGCCCAACATAAACAAGACCTCCATGCAAGCAGTTTTAGATTACTTGTATACCAAGCAACTGTCCTCCAGTCAGGAACTGGACACCCTTGAGTTAATTGCATTGGCAAATAGGTTTTGCCTTCCTCACCTGATTGCTCTAGCAG AGCAGCATGCAGTGCAAGAGCTGACAAAGGCCTCCATGAGCGGTGTTGCAATAGATGGAGAAGTCCTCTCCTATTTGGAACTGGCACAG tttcaCAATGCTAACCAGCTGGCAGCTTGGTGCTTGCACTACATCTGCACCAACTACAACAGCGTTTGCTCCAAGTTCCGCAAGGAAATCAAAGCTAAATCTTCAG ataATCAAGAATATTTTGAGAGGCATCGGTGGCCGCCTGTGTGGTATTTAAAGGAAGAAGATCACTACCAGCGAGttaaaaaggagagagaaaaggaagatgttGCACTGAACAAACATCATTCAAAGCGGAAGTGGTGCTTCTGGAATTCCTCTGCTGTAGTTGCCTGA
- the RHOBTB1 gene encoding rho-related BTB domain-containing protein 1 isoform X2, with protein sequence MWYQEIKHFCPRTPVILVGCQLDLRYADLEAVNRARRPLARPIKRGDILPPERGREVAKELGIPYYETSVFDQFGIKDVFDNAIRAALISRRHLQFWKSHLKKVQKPLLQAPFLPPKAPPPVIKIPECPTPSMNEAGYLLDSPLCADVMFVLQEQDCIFAHKIYLATSSSKFYDLFLMECEESPYLDETQCNKENTNKDVLTSHLETNSDSDEASLKSPNVKIPPPGSSESLNMLEPESGETNSAARPLSSWGKGFVSVHKEMQVNPVSKRTCPVTVVKMDSSVQAAPFKTVLQFLYTGQLDENEKDLTRLAQIAEILEVFDLRMMVENIMNKEAFMNQEITKAFHVRKANRIKECLCKGTFSDVTFKLDDGSIKAHKPLLICSCEWMSAMFGGSFIESSNSEVALPNINKTSMQAVLDYLYTKQLSSSQELDTLELIALANRFCLPHLIALAEQHAVQELTKASMSGVAIDGEVLSYLELAQFHNANQLAAWCLHYICTNYNSVCSKFRKEIKAKSSDNQEYFERHRWPPVWYLKEEDHYQRVKKEREKEDVALNKHHSKRKWCFWNSSAVVA encoded by the exons ATGTGGTATCAAGAAATCAAGCACTTCTGTCCTCGCACACCTGTCATTCTGgtgggctgccagctggatCTCCGCTATGCAGATCTCGAGGCTGTTAACAGAGCCAGACGGCCTCTGGCAAG GCCAATAAAAAGGGGAGACATTTTGCCaccagagagaggcagagaggttGCCAAGGAACTTGGGATACCCTACTATGAAACCAGTGTATTTGACCAGTTTGGAATTAAAGATGTGTTTGACAATGCAATTAGAGCTGCCCTGATCTCCAGAAGACACCTGCAATTCTGGAAATCCCATTTGAAGAAGGTCCAAAAACCTTTGCTTCAGGCTCCATTCCTACCTCCAAAAGCCCCTCCTCCAGTTATCAAAATTCCTGAGTGTCCCACACCGAGCATGAATGAAGCTGGATATTTATTGGACAGCCCGCTGTGTGCAGATGTCATGTTTGTTCTTCAGGAGCAAGACTGCATTTTTGCTCACAAGATTTACCTAGCTACCTCCTCTTCAAAGTTTTATGACCTTTTCTTAATGGAATGTGAGGAAAGTCCATACTTGGATGAAACACAGtgtaataaagaaaatacaaataaggATGTTCTGACGAGTCACCTTGAGACAAACAGTGACAGTGACGAGGCATCCTTGAAATCTCCTAATGTTAAAATTCCCCCACCAGGAAGCAGTGAGTCTTTAAACATGCTAGAACCTGAATCTGGTGAAACAAACTCTGCAGCAAGACCTCTGTCCTCCTGGGGTAAGGGGTTTGTTAGTGTGCACAAGGAAATGCAAGTGAATCCTGTCTCAAAGCGGACATGTCCTGTAACTGTGGTAAAAATGGATTCCTCTGTGCAGGCTGCaccttttaaaactgttttgcagtttttataCACAGGCCAACTGGATGAAAACGAAAAAGACCTCACCAGACTGGCTCAGATTGCTGAAATCTTGGAAGTATTTGACTTGAGAATGATGGTGGAGAATATTATGAATAAAGAAGCCTTCATGAATCAAGAGATTACTAAAGCATTTCATGTCAGAAAAGCTAATCGGATAAAAGAGTGCCTTTGCAAAGGGACATTTTCTG ATGTGACATTTAAATTGGACGATGGAAGCATCAAGGCCCACAAGCCACTGCTGATCTGCAGCTGTGAGTGGATGTCTGCTATGTTTGGAGGATCATTTATTGAAAGCTCCAACAGTGAG GTAGCTCTGCCCAACATAAACAAGACCTCCATGCAAGCAGTTTTAGATTACTTGTATACCAAGCAACTGTCCTCCAGTCAGGAACTGGACACCCTTGAGTTAATTGCATTGGCAAATAGGTTTTGCCTTCCTCACCTGATTGCTCTAGCAG AGCAGCATGCAGTGCAAGAGCTGACAAAGGCCTCCATGAGCGGTGTTGCAATAGATGGAGAAGTCCTCTCCTATTTGGAACTGGCACAG tttcaCAATGCTAACCAGCTGGCAGCTTGGTGCTTGCACTACATCTGCACCAACTACAACAGCGTTTGCTCCAAGTTCCGCAAGGAAATCAAAGCTAAATCTTCAG ataATCAAGAATATTTTGAGAGGCATCGGTGGCCGCCTGTGTGGTATTTAAAGGAAGAAGATCACTACCAGCGAGttaaaaaggagagagaaaaggaagatgttGCACTGAACAAACATCATTCAAAGCGGAAGTGGTGCTTCTGGAATTCCTCTGCTGTAGTTGCCTGA